The following are encoded together in the Clostridium sp. BJN0013 genome:
- a CDS encoding ectonucleotide pyrophosphatase/phosphodiesterase, protein MRAISKYLYVISLDALSTLDFQYISTLPNFKNFLAEASYCKNVYSVYPTLTYPAHVSIVTGKYPKNHGIVNNTLLQPNRKSPDWYWYRDNIKGDTFYDLAIEKGMKVGALLWPVTAKSKIQYNMPEIFANRFWENQTMVSLLNGTPLFQYELNKKFGYLRDGIRQPNLDNFVHQSLLYTIKNKCLDLTLVHYTDLDSTRHAYGFNSKEAKFALKRHDERIGEIVQALKEKGIYEESTIIILGDHSSLDVNKIINLNILLKDRGYIEVNSKGKITDYKAIFKSCDGCVYLYVKKNDSKILKEIIDLIEDFNRVYECIDAIYSREKALELGADRKCSLMLEAKLSYYFQDKIYGELIEEINRGNLQRKNGYKLCNHGYSPFKPDYTTVFMASGKGIKKGVIVEEMNLVDEGPTIAKLLGLELKNTDGKVLEYLLDENCTKQISN, encoded by the coding sequence ATGAGAGCAATATCAAAATATTTGTATGTTATTTCATTAGATGCATTATCTACTTTAGATTTTCAATATATAAGCACTTTACCCAATTTTAAAAATTTTCTGGCTGAAGCTTCCTACTGTAAAAATGTTTATAGTGTATATCCTACCTTAACTTATCCAGCTCATGTATCTATTGTTACAGGGAAATATCCTAAAAATCATGGAATAGTAAACAATACATTACTGCAGCCTAATAGAAAATCTCCAGATTGGTATTGGTATAGAGATAATATAAAAGGAGATACTTTTTATGATCTAGCCATAGAAAAGGGTATGAAAGTAGGAGCTTTGCTCTGGCCTGTTACTGCAAAATCAAAAATACAGTATAATATGCCAGAAATTTTTGCCAATAGATTTTGGGAGAACCAGACTATGGTATCTTTACTAAATGGCACTCCTTTATTTCAGTATGAGTTAAATAAGAAGTTTGGTTATTTAAGAGATGGTATAAGACAGCCCAACCTTGATAACTTTGTTCATCAGTCATTATTATATACCATAAAGAATAAATGTCTGGATTTAACTTTAGTGCATTACACGGATTTGGATAGTACAAGACATGCCTATGGTTTTAATTCCAAGGAGGCTAAATTTGCATTAAAAAGACACGATGAAAGAATAGGAGAAATAGTACAGGCACTTAAGGAAAAAGGTATATATGAAGAAAGTACTATTATTATTTTAGGTGATCATAGCAGCCTAGATGTAAATAAAATAATTAATCTTAACATACTTTTAAAAGATAGAGGGTATATTGAAGTTAATTCAAAGGGTAAGATAACTGATTATAAAGCTATATTTAAAAGTTGTGATGGCTGTGTGTATTTATACGTGAAAAAAAATGATTCTAAAATATTAAAGGAAATTATAGATTTAATTGAGGATTTTAATAGAGTATATGAATGTATAGATGCTATTTATTCCAGGGAAAAAGCTTTAGAACTTGGTGCTGATAGAAAATGTTCTTTAATGCTGGAGGCAAAACTTTCCTATTATTTTCAAGATAAAATTTATGGAGAATTAATAGAGGAAATTAATAGAGGAAATTTGCAGAGGAAAAATGGATACAAGTTATGCAACCATGGATATTCTCCTTTTAAACCTGATTATACTACTGTATTTATGGCGTCAGGCAAGGGAATAAAAAAAGGAGTAATTGTAGAAGAGATGAATTTAGTGGATGAAGGACCAACTATTGCTAAGTTATTGGGATTAGAATTAAAAAATACAGATGGAAAAGTCTTAGAATATCTATTGGATGAAAATTGTACAAAACAAATTAGTAATTAA
- a CDS encoding ATP-binding protein, whose amino-acid sequence MIRKIVNINEEKCNGCGLCAKACHENAIELVDGKARLISDEYCDGLGDCLPECPTGAISIIERESKAYDEELVTKRIEEIKKLKEQKPMPCGCPGTAAKKIKRNYHEDKVKMKNTENTSDALKSTSELNQWPVQLKLINSNADYLKEANLLVAADCTAYAYGNFHKDFIKDHITVIGCPKLDDIKYYEDKFIEIITNNCLKSITVVRMEVPCCSGIVNAVKNAMLKTQTILPYREVIISTEGNIIFNS is encoded by the coding sequence ATGATAAGAAAAATTGTTAATATAAATGAAGAAAAATGTAATGGCTGTGGATTGTGTGCTAAGGCATGCCATGAAAATGCCATAGAATTGGTAGATGGGAAAGCACGACTTATAAGTGATGAATATTGTGATGGATTGGGAGATTGCCTTCCAGAGTGTCCCACTGGTGCTATAAGTATAATTGAAAGGGAAAGTAAAGCATATGATGAGGAGCTTGTTACAAAGAGAATTGAAGAAATCAAAAAATTGAAAGAACAAAAACCAATGCCCTGTGGATGTCCAGGTACAGCTGCAAAAAAAATAAAGAGAAATTACCATGAAGATAAAGTAAAGATGAAAAATACAGAGAATACATCAGATGCATTAAAGAGTACATCTGAATTAAATCAATGGCCTGTTCAATTAAAACTTATAAATAGCAATGCTGACTATCTCAAAGAGGCAAACTTACTTGTAGCTGCTGATTGTACTGCTTATGCCTACGGTAATTTTCATAAGGATTTCATAAAGGATCATATTACGGTAATAGGATGTCCTAAATTAGATGATATAAAATATTATGAGGATAAATTTATAGAAATTATAACAAATAATTGCTTAAAAAGTATAACTGTAGTCAGAATGGAAGTGCCCTGCTGTAGTGGTATTGTAAATGCAGTTAAAAATGCCATGTTAAAAACACAAACTATACTTCCCTACAGAGAAGTTATAATATCTACAGAGGGAAATATTATTTTTAACTCTTAA
- a CDS encoding methyl-accepting chemotaxis protein, giving the protein MFKIRHFRLLNLLNYIKDRMKKFNLSFIRSKVIKFQLPFLKSKIKRPNLLFFNSVVMKIIVQIAVLVMLICGVLGVIACYSSYRAMEKSIDSSLQDKAVESSKLIASMLKQECRVMGEIASREEIKSMDPDLQISVLEERAKALNYASLSVMNLKGLAYMQSGEKTQINLESNDSKYLKDALNGNTEIQGPYFNVNGEQIIAVSVPIKDDNGKVVGVLFSNISMDKLNKLVQSMKVGKSGYCFIINEEGTKVVHKNLTLVLNGDNTIKNVEKDKSLVPLAELEKNMIRGRSGSGYYKEEGRDMFMAYSPIPDSHWFLGITIDKKEIFSEVQALKYEIIFITIVFIIVGLFMALLIARGIKKPLFKIREYALELSKFNLDYRIQIKEKDEFGDTASALNYAMDDIRNIIEGIKKESRQTLKVTNSVNEMFEKSNRELNLVCDKSSQICSNMSQTLYSIEGVDKKISKVKDKIHSIVNEVDDGIIFIENIKKKVAYIKKNTEDSKHDLENYYIKSSKKLKKALESVKVVSTVSKMAEKIKHISKNINLLALNARIESVRAGECGKGFMVVAEEVGKLAIQSSDMVNTIQDNVKDILLSVVDLSDSAEGILKMIENNILSDYEKVIDISNEYQEDGRKFESMIQIFSELTENISNSSIEISEIMYSIVDSVNQCTETSINISDNIEKIENENKSIAMFTLENASKASNLLHVLKKFNT; this is encoded by the coding sequence ATGTTTAAAATAAGGCATTTTAGATTATTAAATTTACTTAATTATATAAAGGATAGGATGAAAAAATTTAATTTATCTTTTATAAGAAGCAAAGTAATAAAATTTCAGCTGCCATTTTTAAAAAGCAAAATAAAAAGGCCTAATTTGCTATTTTTCAATAGCGTAGTTATGAAAATAATTGTTCAAATAGCAGTATTGGTTATGTTAATCTGTGGCGTTCTTGGAGTAATAGCCTGTTATAGTTCCTATAGGGCAATGGAAAAAAGTATAGATTCTTCACTTCAGGATAAAGCAGTGGAATCATCTAAACTAATAGCATCTATGTTGAAGCAGGAATGTAGAGTTATGGGTGAAATAGCCAGCAGAGAAGAGATAAAGTCTATGGATCCTGATCTTCAAATTTCTGTTTTAGAAGAAAGGGCAAAAGCATTAAATTATGCAAGCCTCAGTGTAATGAACTTAAAAGGATTAGCTTATATGCAAAGTGGGGAAAAAACACAAATAAATTTAGAAAGCAATGATTCAAAATATCTTAAAGATGCACTGAATGGGAATACAGAAATTCAAGGCCCTTATTTTAATGTTAATGGAGAGCAAATAATTGCAGTGTCCGTGCCTATAAAAGATGATAATGGTAAAGTTGTTGGAGTATTATTTTCAAATATCAGCATGGATAAGCTAAATAAACTTGTTCAGAGTATGAAAGTTGGTAAAAGTGGATATTGTTTTATAATTAATGAAGAGGGTACTAAAGTAGTTCACAAAAATTTAACTTTAGTTTTAAATGGGGACAATACCATAAAAAATGTTGAGAAAGATAAATCACTTGTGCCTCTTGCAGAACTGGAAAAAAATATGATAAGGGGTAGAAGTGGATCAGGTTATTATAAGGAAGAAGGCAGGGATATGTTTATGGCTTATTCACCTATACCTGATTCACATTGGTTTCTTGGAATAACCATAGATAAAAAAGAGATATTTAGTGAAGTACAGGCACTTAAATATGAAATAATTTTTATAACTATTGTATTTATAATAGTAGGATTATTTATGGCACTACTCATAGCAAGAGGTATAAAAAAACCTCTATTTAAAATAAGGGAATATGCTTTAGAATTATCTAAGTTTAATTTAGATTATAGGATACAAATTAAGGAAAAGGATGAATTTGGAGATACGGCTTCAGCGTTAAATTATGCTATGGATGATATAAGAAACATTATAGAAGGGATAAAGAAAGAAAGTAGACAAACGTTGAAAGTTACTAATAGTGTAAATGAAATGTTTGAAAAATCTAATAGGGAACTAAACCTAGTATGTGATAAATCCTCTCAAATATGTTCTAATATGTCGCAAACATTGTATTCAATAGAGGGGGTAGATAAAAAAATTTCAAAAGTGAAAGATAAAATACACAGCATAGTAAACGAAGTTGATGACGGAATAATTTTTATAGAGAATATAAAGAAAAAGGTTGCATATATTAAAAAGAATACGGAAGATTCAAAACATGATTTAGAAAATTATTATATTAAATCCAGTAAAAAATTAAAAAAAGCATTAGAATCAGTAAAAGTTGTAAGTACTGTTTCCAAAATGGCAGAAAAAATAAAACATATATCAAAGAATATAAATTTATTAGCTTTAAATGCCCGCATTGAATCCGTAAGAGCGGGGGAATGTGGTAAGGGGTTCATGGTAGTAGCGGAAGAGGTGGGAAAACTCGCCATACAGTCCTCTGATATGGTAAATACTATACAAGATAATGTAAAGGATATTTTATTATCAGTAGTAGATCTGTCAGATTCAGCAGAAGGAATATTAAAAATGATAGAAAATAATATTTTATCAGATTATGAAAAAGTTATAGATATAAGTAATGAATATCAAGAAGATGGCAGAAAATTTGAATCGATGATACAAATTTTCTCAGAACTAACAGAAAATATAAGTAATTCATCCATAGAAATTAGTGAAATAATGTATTCAATAGTAGATTCAGTAAACCAATGTACAGAGACATCCATAAATATTTCAGACAATATAGAAAAAATAGAAAATGAGAATAAATCTATAGCAATGTTTACTCTGGAAAATGCATCAAAAGCTAGCAATCTCCTCCATGTATTGAAAAAATTCAATACTTAA
- a CDS encoding biotin--[acetyl-CoA-carboxylase] ligase, producing MKYEVLHMLKQNSNTFISGQLISDKLGVSRTAVWKYIKNLKKEGYMIDSSSKKGYKLLDSPDILSFEEVEKYLKTKYIGRKIIHMESIDSTNNKAKELADKGENHGTLVVAEEQLGGRGRLGRAWCSPKYKGIWLSMILRPDINPMQIPKITQIAAAAVIESLKDLKIKAKIKWPNDIIINGKKICGILTEMNAEMNKVHYVVLGIGINANLTKEDFQKDILNKATSIKIETGFTLDRKSFVGNLVNKFEYLYEEFEKTQNIESSIKICRISSAVIGKIVRIIRGENETFAKALDLDENGGLIVQYENGTRENLISGEISIRGLNGYI from the coding sequence ATGAAATATGAAGTACTTCATATGTTAAAACAAAATTCAAATACATTTATATCCGGTCAATTAATAAGTGATAAGCTAGGTGTAAGTCGTACTGCTGTATGGAAATACATAAAAAATTTAAAAAAAGAAGGCTATATGATAGATTCTTCTTCCAAAAAAGGATATAAATTATTGGACTCTCCTGATATACTTTCTTTTGAAGAAGTTGAAAAATATTTAAAAACAAAATATATAGGCAGAAAAATTATCCACATGGAAAGCATAGATTCTACTAATAATAAAGCAAAAGAACTAGCAGATAAAGGTGAAAATCATGGTACTTTAGTTGTAGCTGAAGAACAACTAGGAGGCCGTGGAAGACTTGGAAGGGCCTGGTGTTCTCCTAAATACAAGGGTATATGGTTATCTATGATCTTAAGACCAGATATAAATCCCATGCAAATACCTAAAATTACTCAAATAGCTGCCGCTGCTGTAATAGAAAGCTTAAAAGATTTAAAAATAAAAGCAAAGATAAAATGGCCTAATGATATAATAATCAATGGTAAAAAAATATGCGGTATTTTAACTGAAATGAATGCAGAAATGAATAAGGTACACTACGTAGTTTTAGGAATAGGTATAAATGCCAATTTGACTAAAGAAGATTTTCAAAAAGATATATTAAACAAAGCTACATCTATTAAAATAGAGACAGGATTTACTTTAGATAGAAAATCTTTTGTAGGAAATTTAGTAAATAAATTTGAATATCTATACGAAGAATTTGAAAAAACACAAAATATTGAATCCTCTATAAAAATTTGCAGAATCAGTTCTGCAGTTATAGGAAAAATTGTAAGAATAATTAGAGGGGAAAATGAAACATTTGCAAAAGCTTTAGATCTAGATGAAAATGGAGGGTTAATAGTTCAATATGAAAATGGAACCCGAGAAAATCTGATATCTGGAGAAATTTCTATACGGGGATTAAATGGATATATTTAA
- the iadA gene encoding beta-aspartyl-peptidase — MLLIKNVEIFAPESLGKKDILICLDKIAYISKNTHIPKGNFPEIEIIEGNGLKATPGIIDLHIHINGAGGEGGFNTRTPELNLTDFTLNGITTCIGLLGTDGITRNMGALLAKSRALEIEGLSTYCWTGCYAVPTRTLTDSIRGDIILIDKIIGTGEIAISDHRGSHPSENDLIHLACETRVGGLISDKCGVLHMHVGDGKNGLNAVFNLIDNSNIPFENLLPTHLNRNSLLRKQCVEYVKIGGFVDITTGIKNEGDEAVSASQLYNTLLKEHISPYHVTMSSDAGGSMPFFDDKGSLTKLTRGMPNTNINSIKESIELGIPLELALIPLTSSPAKLLKLRNKGKITEGYDADLILLDNKLNINTVISKGKVMVQNYKPVVYGTFENS, encoded by the coding sequence ATGCTTTTAATAAAAAATGTAGAAATATTTGCTCCCGAATCTTTAGGGAAAAAAGACATATTAATATGTCTTGATAAAATAGCCTATATATCTAAAAATACACATATACCCAAAGGAAATTTTCCTGAAATTGAAATAATAGAAGGAAATGGCCTAAAAGCAACTCCGGGTATAATTGACCTTCACATACATATAAACGGTGCTGGAGGTGAAGGAGGATTCAATACCCGTACCCCCGAGCTGAATCTCACAGATTTTACTTTGAATGGCATTACAACCTGTATAGGTCTTTTGGGTACAGATGGAATTACAAGAAATATGGGTGCATTACTGGCAAAATCAAGAGCTCTTGAAATAGAAGGCTTATCTACATACTGCTGGACAGGATGTTATGCTGTACCTACAAGAACCCTTACAGACAGCATAAGAGGAGATATTATACTTATAGATAAAATAATAGGGACCGGTGAAATAGCCATTTCAGATCACAGGGGAAGTCATCCTTCTGAAAATGATTTAATACATTTAGCCTGTGAAACCAGAGTAGGTGGACTCATTTCAGACAAATGCGGAGTATTACATATGCATGTAGGTGATGGAAAGAATGGATTAAATGCCGTATTTAATTTGATAGATAACTCAAATATACCTTTTGAGAACTTATTGCCTACACACCTTAATAGAAATAGTCTGTTACGTAAACAATGTGTAGAATATGTAAAAATCGGTGGTTTTGTGGACATAACCACTGGAATTAAAAATGAAGGAGATGAAGCTGTAAGTGCCTCTCAGCTATACAATACATTACTAAAAGAACATATTTCTCCTTATCACGTAACAATGAGTTCTGATGCTGGAGGCAGTATGCCATTTTTTGATGACAAAGGTAGCCTAACTAAACTAACCAGAGGTATGCCAAATACAAACATTAACTCAATAAAAGAATCTATAGAGTTGGGTATACCTCTGGAGCTAGCTCTCATTCCCCTTACGTCCTCCCCTGCAAAATTGCTAAAATTGAGAAACAAAGGCAAAATAACTGAAGGCTATGATGCCGATTTAATTTTATTAGACAATAAATTAAATATTAATACTGTTATAAGCAAGGGTAAAGTAATGGTTCAAAATTATAAACCTGTAGTTTACGGAACCTTTGAAAATAGTTAA
- the pdxT gene encoding pyridoxal 5'-phosphate synthase glutaminase subunit PdxT, translated as MRIGILSFQGGVIEHIHHIKLLKAIPIEVKNKYELDNIDGIILPGGESTTIGKLLVDTDMLEPLREKILKGLPTWGTCAGMILLANSIENSNKSYLKVIDIKVRRNAYGSQIDSFYYETLIPEISSSKIPLVFIRAPFITYLGSSVRNLCSIKGNVVAARYKNILVTSFHPELTDDLNFHRYFLSMCR; from the coding sequence ATGAGAATAGGAATACTATCATTTCAAGGGGGAGTAATAGAACATATTCATCATATTAAATTACTTAAAGCTATTCCTATAGAAGTAAAGAATAAATATGAATTAGATAATATTGACGGGATTATACTTCCAGGTGGAGAAAGTACTACTATTGGCAAGCTTTTAGTAGATACAGATATGCTTGAACCTCTAAGGGAAAAAATACTCAAGGGACTGCCAACCTGGGGAACTTGTGCCGGTATGATATTACTTGCAAATTCTATAGAGAACTCAAATAAAAGTTATCTCAAAGTTATAGATATTAAAGTAAGAAGAAATGCATATGGAAGTCAAATAGATAGTTTTTATTATGAGACCTTAATTCCTGAGATATCATCTTCTAAAATACCTTTAGTTTTTATAAGAGCTCCTTTTATTACTTACTTGGGCAGCAGTGTAAGGAATTTATGTAGTATAAAAGGAAATGTAGTTGCTGCAAGATATAAAAATATTCTCGTAACTTCATTTCATCCTGAACTTACAGATGATTTAAATTTTCATAGGTATTTTTTATCTATGTGTAGGTAA
- a CDS encoding IS110 family transposase — protein sequence MSKFFNLPVVGIDVSADYSMVAILAPDGAVYRKAFKIMHTSDGFSYLLKEMRKVEKEFSMKPSLFMESTGVYHLTLFHFLKNNELETFVINPLITNSNKNLGIRKVKNDKMDALTIANIAKFQNIKMSDYLDIPIFAVRSLCRDYYSLIDNRSQFKKKLSSDLRTFFPGYHNVFSDVAGVTSLAVLSKFSSPKAIVDAPKDDLIALLKENSCKSIDWCTNTYNKLLNAALSAVQIGITNNSFKVTIGINIKLLNIINEQIETLVNEIESAVKNDSTPASFKNNIALLLSFKGIGFITAVTIMSEIGDPTRFKHPKEMVAFFGIDPSVSQSGKFNSDQNKMSKRGTRFGRRALYAAALASIRKSKTGKPINSVLYQYRNKNLNGKKKKVALCAIMHKLVKYIFAVLRDQKPYEIREPKLHNQMYVTNFSRSVS from the coding sequence ATGTCAAAATTTTTTAATTTACCTGTAGTAGGTATCGATGTTTCTGCTGATTATTCTATGGTTGCAATACTAGCCCCTGATGGAGCAGTTTATAGAAAGGCTTTCAAGATAATGCACACTTCTGATGGTTTCTCTTATCTTCTCAAAGAAATGAGAAAAGTGGAAAAAGAGTTCTCCATGAAACCATCACTTTTCATGGAATCAACTGGTGTTTACCATTTAACTCTTTTCCACTTCCTAAAGAATAACGAATTAGAAACTTTCGTTATAAATCCTCTTATTACTAATAGTAACAAAAATTTAGGAATAAGAAAAGTGAAAAATGATAAAATGGATGCCTTAACTATTGCAAACATAGCAAAATTTCAAAATATAAAAATGTCTGATTATTTAGATATCCCAATATTTGCTGTAAGATCACTTTGTCGTGATTACTACAGCCTTATAGATAACCGTTCCCAGTTCAAGAAAAAGTTATCTTCTGATCTTAGAACGTTTTTTCCTGGATATCATAATGTTTTTTCTGACGTAGCTGGTGTTACTTCATTAGCAGTTTTAAGTAAATTTTCATCCCCTAAAGCAATTGTTGATGCACCAAAAGATGATTTAATTGCTTTACTAAAGGAAAATTCTTGTAAATCAATTGACTGGTGTACAAACACATATAACAAACTTTTAAACGCTGCACTAAGTGCTGTACAAATAGGAATAACCAATAATTCCTTTAAAGTAACTATAGGCATAAATATAAAGCTTTTAAACATCATTAATGAACAAATTGAAACTCTAGTAAATGAAATAGAATCAGCAGTTAAAAATGACTCAACACCTGCTTCATTTAAGAACAACATAGCATTGCTTCTTTCTTTCAAAGGTATAGGCTTTATTACAGCTGTAACCATAATGAGTGAAATAGGCGATCCTACAAGGTTCAAGCATCCAAAAGAAATGGTTGCTTTCTTTGGAATTGACCCTTCAGTTAGTCAATCCGGGAAATTTAATAGTGACCAAAATAAAATGTCCAAGCGTGGTACACGCTTTGGTAGAAGAGCACTTTATGCTGCTGCTCTTGCATCAATAAGAAAATCCAAAACTGGTAAACCAATTAACAGTGTTCTTTACCAGTATCGCAATAAAAACTTAAATGGTAAGAAGAAGAAAGTTGCTCTTTGTGCAATTATGCACAAACTTGTAAAGTACATATTTGCAGTTCTTAGAGATCAAAAGCCTTATGAAATTCGTGAACCAAAACTGCACAACCAAATGTATGTTACTAATTTTTCAAGATCAGTTTCTTAA
- a CDS encoding ribonuclease Z, with protein sequence MLELCLLGCGGSMPVPGRNLTAAIVSYQGRKLLIDCGEGTQVSLKMSGWKIRNIDVILFTHFHADHIAGLPGLLLTIASSGRLEPITIIGPSGLIEVVTGLRVIAPVLPYSIELIEFHGKDKYFQKIGYFNINILSVDHGMPCFAYSIDIQRSRKFDKEKALKNKVPLIFWSKLQKGEEVKKGDKLYTPDMVLGHRRRGLKISYCTDSRPDKKLVEFVNKSDVFICEGMYGDDKELDKAILYKHMIFSEAAIIAKEAEVEELWLTHFSPSMVEPQAYLENAKNIFKNTIIGQDRYVKNINFK encoded by the coding sequence ATGTTGGAGTTGTGTTTGTTAGGATGTGGGGGAAGTATGCCTGTACCGGGCAGAAATCTTACTGCTGCGATAGTTTCCTACCAAGGAAGAAAATTGCTTATAGATTGTGGTGAAGGTACTCAGGTAAGTTTGAAAATGTCAGGATGGAAGATTAGAAATATAGATGTAATTTTGTTTACACATTTTCATGCGGACCATATAGCAGGACTTCCAGGGCTATTGCTCACTATAGCAAGTTCAGGGAGATTAGAGCCTATAACTATAATAGGGCCTTCTGGATTAATAGAAGTTGTGACAGGTCTTAGAGTAATAGCACCGGTACTTCCCTATAGTATAGAGCTAATTGAATTTCATGGAAAAGATAAGTATTTTCAAAAAATAGGATACTTTAATATAAATATATTATCTGTAGATCATGGAATGCCTTGTTTTGCATATTCAATAGATATACAAAGAAGTAGAAAATTTGATAAGGAAAAAGCTTTAAAAAATAAAGTGCCGCTGATTTTTTGGAGTAAACTTCAAAAAGGAGAAGAAGTAAAAAAAGGAGATAAACTTTATACACCTGATATGGTGCTTGGACATAGGCGTAGGGGATTAAAAATATCCTATTGCACAGATTCAAGGCCTGATAAAAAATTAGTTGAATTTGTAAATAAATCTGATGTTTTTATATGTGAAGGTATGTATGGGGATGATAAAGAGTTAGATAAAGCCATTTTATATAAGCATATGATTTTTTCAGAAGCGGCAATTATTGCCAAAGAGGCAGAGGTAGAAGAATTATGGCTCACCCACTTTAGTCCTTCTATGGTTGAACCACAAGCCTATCTGGAAAATGCCAAAAATATATTTAAAAATACTATAATAGGACAGGACAGATATGTGAAAAATATTAATTTTAAATAA
- a CDS encoding helix-turn-helix domain-containing protein, producing MLNGKKIRDIRVSLGYTTQDIQNITRDTKFKTSISKSYLEELERGDKKNPSLEKVAVIAKILGCKIDDLILSA from the coding sequence ATGTTAAACGGAAAAAAAATTCGTGATATAAGGGTAAGTTTAGGATATACTACTCAGGATATTCAAAATATTACTAGAGATACCAAATTTAAAACTTCGATCTCAAAATCTTATTTAGAAGAACTGGAGAGAGGGGATAAGAAAAATCCAAGCCTTGAAAAAGTTGCTGTAATTGCAAAAATACTTGGCTGTAAGATTGATGATTTAATATTAAGTGCATAG
- the pdxS gene encoding pyridoxal 5'-phosphate synthase lyase subunit PdxS, translated as MDKYEINKNLAQMLKGGVIMDVVNKEQAIIAEKAGACAVMALERVPSDIRKQGGVARMSDPKMIKEIKKAVSIPVMAKVRIGHFVEAQVLQQLNIDFIDESEVLTPADNFYHINKWDFEVPFVCGARSLGEALRRIGEGASMIRTKGEAGTGNVVEAVTHMRTMVDEIGKVKSAKAEELMALAKEFQAPYDLIKYVWENGKLPVVNFAAGGIATPADAALMMQLGAQGVFVGSGIFKSENPEKRANAIVLATTYYNDPKVIQEVSEDIGEAMPGIEIENLKEKYAGRGW; from the coding sequence ATGGACAAATATGAAATAAATAAAAATTTAGCTCAAATGTTAAAAGGTGGAGTAATAATGGATGTGGTAAATAAAGAACAGGCTATTATTGCTGAGAAGGCAGGAGCTTGTGCAGTTATGGCTCTTGAAAGAGTACCCTCGGATATAAGAAAACAGGGTGGAGTTGCAAGGATGTCCGATCCTAAAATGATAAAAGAAATAAAAAAGGCTGTATCAATACCTGTTATGGCCAAAGTTAGAATAGGACATTTTGTAGAAGCTCAGGTATTACAGCAATTAAATATAGATTTTATAGATGAGAGTGAAGTTTTAACCCCTGCAGATAATTTTTACCATATAAACAAATGGGATTTTGAAGTACCTTTTGTGTGTGGAGCCAGGAGTCTGGGGGAAGCACTTAGAAGAATTGGGGAAGGAGCTTCTATGATAAGGACTAAAGGAGAAGCAGGAACTGGAAATGTGGTTGAAGCTGTGACCCATATGAGAACTATGGTAGATGAAATAGGGAAAGTTAAAAGTGCAAAGGCTGAAGAACTTATGGCTTTGGCAAAAGAATTTCAGGCGCCTTATGATTTAATAAAATATGTATGGGAAAATGGAAAACTTCCTGTAGTAAACTTTGCAGCAGGTGGAATTGCAACTCCGGCAGATGCAGCACTTATGATGCAGTTGGGGGCCCAAGGTGTATTTGTAGGTTCGGGAATATTTAAATCTGAAAATCCAGAAAAAAGAGCCAATGCTATTGTACTTGCCACGACTTATTACAATGATCCTAAGGTAATCCAAGAAGTTTCAGAAGATATTGGAGAGGCAATGCCTGGAATTGAAATTGAAAACTTAAAAGAGAAGTATGCAGGACGGGGCTGGTAG